GACGGTCACCGTCGGCCAGTCCATGGCCGCAACGTAGCGGTCGTCTGGACCGAGCATCTGCCCTCACTGCAATCCCCGGGCAGTGTCAGCGCGGCGTCGATGGCACCCTCGCTGTTCAATGTGCCCACTGCAGTCGCGGGTCGGTGCGAGATCTCGCATCGTTGTCGAAATCCTGAAGATCGGCTTGGGCTCTCGGCCCCGCCAGCGAAGCTGCTTCGTCGGACACACCATGTCTCGAGATGAGAAACAGCCGTCTGCTTTTTGCATCTTAACCGCTGGTCAGCGGACTAGCTTGAGAATCGAGGAGGTGTCGCTGGCGTAGCACACGTCGCAACATCTGCTCGGCCTATTGACGTGGGTCCAGTCGCCTCGCCAGCCTGATGCCATGGCAGAGGCGCATCCCGAAGGTCGACGTTGCACTCGGTCGGTGCTGCACGCGCGATGTCATGGGTGAGACCACCCACGTCGACGTGTGGACACCTTCCGGGTTCGCCGCGTCCGACCGGGTACGCCATGGCTGAGGATCGCTCGTCCCGGGCCGACGCGCCACTACGGTTCGGCATAGGCGTATCTCGGCTCCACCCCACGCTCCAGCGAAAAGCCATTCATCGACCACCACACGATTCGTGACCCGCCTCGTCGCGCAGTGGGAATGCAGCCGCGGCGGTCTTGATCAGCAAGAAAGGACACCGGTTAAGCAGCGATGACAGCAGATCACAACAACACTGGCGTGCTTGCGTCGATGCGGCCGTTCGGCACCGCCGTGCAGATGAACATCGGCGCCGCGATTCGCACCAGGCGGCGCGGAGTAAAGGGGTGGACGGGGGCGGTCAATACCGCCTACGACCCCCTTGATCCGGCCACCGCCGCCGAACCCTTCGCCGCTTACCGTGCTCTGCACAGCGGTGGGCGCGTCCACTACAACCCGAATAGGGCAACGTGGATCGTCTCCCGCCTCGACGATGTACGAGCCGCCCTGCGAGACACCGACAGAATCAATAGCAGCCAAGGCGTCACCCGGGTGCGCATGGCCGCCGACTTGGTTGTGGTCACGGACGGCGAGCAGCACAGTCGACTGCGCAAGCAAGTTCAGCCCGCATTCACCAAACGCGCTCTGGAGAGCTGGCAGGCGATCACCGGCCGCCTCGCGACTGAACTTGTCGACAACGTTGTCGCCAATCCGGGCTGCGACGTGGTCGAGGAGCTTGCCATCCCTATGCCGCTGCGCGTGATCGCCGGCATTCTGGGCATCCCGGAGACCGATATCGCTGATTTCCGTCGATGGTCCGAGGGCGCAGTGCAACTCATCAATTTCACCCCCACTCCGAGCGGCGTGATCAGTGTCGCCAAGTCCGTGAACGCTGCTCTGGCGCTACGCCGCTATTTCCTCAAACAACTCGCGAGCGGCCACCTCAAGGGGTCGGGCACCGTGCTGGGACGCCTGCTCGAGCACAGTACCGACGGCAACCTGACGGACGAACAATTGTTCTTCATCGCCGTACTGCTTCTCATCGCTGGGAATGAGACCACCACCAACCTCCTCGGTGGCATGTTCGAGGCTTTTGCCCGAAACCCCGAAGAGTACGACAAGATTCGGGCCAATCCGGATCTCATCCCGATGGCCATCGAAGAGCTCCTCCGTTTCACCAGCCCGATCCAGAACCTGTACAGGTACACCTGCGCCGACTACGCGATTGGCGACGTCACCATCCCCAGCGGATCACGAGTCCTGTTGTCCTTCGGCGCTGCCAACCGTGACCCGCTGGTCTTCGACGATCCCGATGCCTTCATCGCCGACCGCAATCCACGCATGCACGTCGCCTTCGGGTACGGGGCCCACATGTGCCTCGGCGCACCGCTGGCCCGCATGGAAGCCGAAGCCGTCCTGGGGGAGCTCGTCAGTCGTGTCGAGAGGATTTCCACAGAGGGGCCCGTAACGTGGTCGACCAACAGCTCGTTGCGAGGGCCGACCAAATTGCCTGTCCACCTTCAGAAATGCTGATGGTGGGCTGCGCGGCGGGCCCCAACGCGGCGGCTCACGTGACGGCACAGGTAAGGAATTGCGAGACCGCCGACATCGCGATCGATTGGGACTTTGACGGATGATGAACGAGCACAAGTGGAGCGAGAGCGACGTTCCGGATCAATCGGGTCGAGTTGCCGTCGTCACGGGATCCAATACGGGCCTCGGGTTGGACACCGCGCGGGTGCTTGCGGCACGCGGCGCGCAGGTGGTGTTGGCTGTGCGCAATGCGGACAAAGGCAAAGCGGCCGCTGACCAGATTCGCCGGTCGGTGCCGGAGGTGCAGGTAGCGGTGCAGCAGCTCGATCTGGGGTCACTCGAGGCGGTTCGGGCCGCGTCGGCCGAACTGCGTGCCGCCCATCCGCGGATCGACCTACTCATCAACAACGCCGCGGTGGCGTTCCCGCCCAAGACGACGACACCTGACGGCTTCGAGTTGCAATTCGCCACCAACCACCTCGGCCACTTTGCGCTGACGGGACTCCTGCTGGAGAACATGCTCGGCGTTGACGGGGCGCGGGTGGTGGTGGTGGCAAGTTTGGACCACAAGCTCGGCGGCGCAATTCATTTCGATGATCTCCAGTGGGAGCGCCGGTACAGTGGTGCGCTCGCCTACGCCCAGTCCAAGCTGGCGAATTTGATGTTCTGCTATGAGTTGCATCGACGCTTGAGTAGATCGGGCGCGCCCCTGATAGCGGTTACCGCTCACCCCGGGTACACGAAGTCTGACCTCTTCAGGAACATGTGGAAACCGGTCCAGGCCATGATGAAGTTCTCCGACCGTTTCATCGGTCAGGATCCCGCGAAAGGTGCACTGCCACAGCTGTACGCCGCGACGATGCCTGACGTGCGCGGTGGTCAGTACTGGGGACCAGGCGGGTTCCTCGAGATGGCGGGTCGCCCCACACTGGTGCGGTCGAGCAAGAGGTCGTACGACCAGCAGACGCAACAACGTTTGTGGACAGTGTCCGAGGAGTTGACCGGTGTCACGTATCCGATCTGACCACTATCACCCTGACCTGAGGGGCATCGCGCGAGTGCTCCCCCGGTCGCCCTTCAACAAAGTAACGCTGCCGGCAATGCGTGCCCTGACCCGATTTGCGCCGGCAACCTCAGAGGGTGTGGAAGTCCTCGCGATCACGCACAGCGCCGGGGTCCGGCTCTATCGACCCGAACGCGAGTGCACGCACGGCGGCGCACTGCTGTGGATCCACGGCGGCGGATACGTCATCGGAACGGCAGCCCAAGACGATGCGCTGTGCCGACGGTTCGTCCGCCGCGTCGGCGTTCCGGTCGCGTCCGTCGACTACCGACTCGCTCCGAAAGATCCTTATCCGGCCGCACTGGAGGATTGTTATTCGGCGCTGACCTGGTTGGCTCGCCAGCCCGGGGTGGTTCACGACCGGATAGCGATCGGCGGCGCCAGCGCGGGTGGAGGTTTGGCAGCGGCGCTTGCGCTGCTGGCCCGCGATCGCGGCGAGGTGACACCGTTGTTCCAGTTGTTGGTCTATCCGATGGTCGACGATCGACCGTCCAGTCGCCCAGGTCTGGAGAGCCCGCACTATCGGCTATGGAGCGAAAAGAGCGATCGGCTGGGCTGGCAGGCGTACCTGAAAGGGGCCGATCGCCATTCGGCGGTCCCGGCACGACACGACGACCACTCCAATCTCGCGCCTGCATGGGTGGGCGTGGGAACGGTGGATCCGCTATATGGCCAGGACGTCGAGTACGCGCATCGGCTGCGTGCCGCAGGCGTGCCGTGTCAGCTCGACGTCGTCGACGGAGCGTTCCACGGATTCGACATCACCTCCTCCAAAACTCCAGTGGCGCAGAGCTTTTTCGATCGGCAGTGCGAAGCACTGCTGGCAGCGTTTGCAAGCTGATTCGGGCGGGAGCCGGGGCCGGCATCTGGCGATCAACGTGGACTGGAGCGCGGCGATCGGTTACGGCATGTACCGCAGGGGCCAGTCCAGCCGATTATCCGCGGCGTTCACCTCCCTGTTCGGGTTGGCCGCGTCGCTGGGTTTGGGCGCCCTGCAAATCGGTGACGGAAATGGACTTCAACGGATGGGTCTGCGCGGTAGCCACCCCGGTACTGGTGATGATCATCGCCGTGTTGACCCTGGCCTTCATGTTGTCGGCGGTCTCCGGGATCGCACGCGGGATCCAGTGGCTGTCGAACATCAACATGGTGCTGGCACTTGTGCTTGCGGTGTTCGTGTTGGTCAACGGCCTAAACCTGTTGATCCTCAACCTATTCCCAGTGTGCTTGGTGACTACGTCCGCGACTGCGTCGACATGCGCGCACAGGATGACGCCAACGGCGATGCCGAGTTCGCCGCGTAGCTGTCCGTACATCGACGGATCAGACGTTGGCAAGCTTCTACGAGAGAAGTACCGAGCGGTCACCCCGCAGAGTCCCCATCTGACCTAGAACCCCGCCCAGATGCGCGCGGCGGCCGCGGCAGGAACCGCGGTATCCGGTTGACCACCTGGGCGTAATCCGGTCGTCGCTGCAAGCTGCGCTCCTCCATCATGGGGATGCTTGCGCCGAGA
The sequence above is drawn from the Mycobacterium gallinarum genome and encodes:
- a CDS encoding cytochrome P450; translated protein: MRPFGTAVQMNIGAAIRTRRRGVKGWTGAVNTAYDPLDPATAAEPFAAYRALHSGGRVHYNPNRATWIVSRLDDVRAALRDTDRINSSQGVTRVRMAADLVVVTDGEQHSRLRKQVQPAFTKRALESWQAITGRLATELVDNVVANPGCDVVEELAIPMPLRVIAGILGIPETDIADFRRWSEGAVQLINFTPTPSGVISVAKSVNAALALRRYFLKQLASGHLKGSGTVLGRLLEHSTDGNLTDEQLFFIAVLLLIAGNETTTNLLGGMFEAFARNPEEYDKIRANPDLIPMAIEELLRFTSPIQNLYRYTCADYAIGDVTIPSGSRVLLSFGAANRDPLVFDDPDAFIADRNPRMHVAFGYGAHMCLGAPLARMEAEAVLGELVSRVERISTEGPVTWSTNSSLRGPTKLPVHLQKC
- a CDS encoding SDR family NAD(P)-dependent oxidoreductase, whose protein sequence is MMNEHKWSESDVPDQSGRVAVVTGSNTGLGLDTARVLAARGAQVVLAVRNADKGKAAADQIRRSVPEVQVAVQQLDLGSLEAVRAASAELRAAHPRIDLLINNAAVAFPPKTTTPDGFELQFATNHLGHFALTGLLLENMLGVDGARVVVVASLDHKLGGAIHFDDLQWERRYSGALAYAQSKLANLMFCYELHRRLSRSGAPLIAVTAHPGYTKSDLFRNMWKPVQAMMKFSDRFIGQDPAKGALPQLYAATMPDVRGGQYWGPGGFLEMAGRPTLVRSSKRSYDQQTQQRLWTVSEELTGVTYPI
- a CDS encoding alpha/beta hydrolase, coding for MRSDHYHPDLRGIARVLPRSPFNKVTLPAMRALTRFAPATSEGVEVLAITHSAGVRLYRPERECTHGGALLWIHGGGYVIGTAAQDDALCRRFVRRVGVPVASVDYRLAPKDPYPAALEDCYSALTWLARQPGVVHDRIAIGGASAGGGLAAALALLARDRGEVTPLFQLLVYPMVDDRPSSRPGLESPHYRLWSEKSDRLGWQAYLKGADRHSAVPARHDDHSNLAPAWVGVGTVDPLYGQDVEYAHRLRAAGVPCQLDVVDGAFHGFDITSSKTPVAQSFFDRQCEALLAAFAS
- a CDS encoding BCCT family transporter, with product MLSAVSGIARGIQWLSNINMVLALVLAVFVLVNGLNLLILNLFPVCLVTTSATASTCAHRMTPTAMPSSPRSCPYIDGSDVGKLLREKYRAVTPQSPHLT